From a single Herbiconiux sp. SALV-R1 genomic region:
- a CDS encoding type II secretion system F family protein: MCERLSALLEAGVAPRDAWLYLAELGDDAAVALVADRIRSGARVPEAIAAAGATTTGRTTSRSAPTLESRRRHWAALASVWFVAEASGAPFARTLSDMASSFTAIAAVERDTTVALAGPKATARLVLCLPLVAMAAGSVIGIDSARVLFTTPLGWLCLAAGSVLLLLAHLWSARLLRSARADGPAPGLGLDLLAIALTAGCPPPTAETLVEIAITRFNPLTPHTAPPRDATTHLAAHGDGARDGAAHDAAARGNGARDAVPPGDGARDAVPPGDGARDAVPPGDGARAAVARGDGARAAVARGDGRQGAAARHPEAHGDGARDAVARGLPTRRADARGAGVVSVDARDADWQIQARATMTLATRAGAHPATLLRREAARLRHESSTRAAARAASLAVWLMLPLGTCILPAFLFLSVVPSFLAILTTTVPQT; this comes from the coding sequence TTGTGCGAGCGGCTCTCGGCCCTGCTCGAGGCTGGAGTCGCGCCCCGCGACGCTTGGCTCTATCTCGCCGAGCTCGGCGACGACGCAGCGGTTGCGCTGGTCGCCGACCGCATCCGCTCGGGAGCACGGGTCCCCGAGGCCATCGCCGCCGCTGGCGCGACCACCACCGGTCGCACGACCAGCCGCTCTGCTCCCACGCTGGAGTCGCGGCGCCGCCACTGGGCTGCCCTCGCGAGCGTCTGGTTCGTCGCCGAGGCGTCAGGCGCGCCGTTCGCCCGAACCCTCTCCGACATGGCGTCGTCCTTCACCGCGATCGCCGCCGTCGAACGCGACACCACAGTCGCTCTCGCCGGCCCGAAGGCCACCGCCCGCCTCGTCCTCTGCCTCCCACTGGTCGCGATGGCGGCCGGATCGGTCATCGGCATCGACTCCGCCCGCGTGCTCTTCACCACCCCTCTCGGCTGGCTCTGCCTCGCCGCAGGCTCCGTGCTGCTCCTCCTCGCTCACCTGTGGTCGGCCCGCCTCCTCCGCTCGGCCCGCGCCGACGGCCCCGCACCGGGCCTGGGCCTCGACCTGCTCGCCATCGCCCTCACCGCCGGCTGCCCACCCCCCACCGCCGAAACCCTTGTCGAGATAGCCATCACCCGCTTCAACCCCCTCACTCCCCACACCGCCCCACCCCGCGATGCCACCACCCACCTTGCCGCTCATGGTGACGGTGCCCGCGATGGCGCCGCCCACGATGCTGCCGCCCGTGGTAATGGCGCCCGCGATGCCGTGCCTCCTGGTGATGGCGCCCGCGATGCCGTGCCTCCTGGTGATGGCGCCCGCGATGCCGTGCCTCCTGGTGATGGCGCCCGCGCTGCCGTGGCTCGTGGTGATGGCGCCCGCGCTGCCGTGGCTCGTGGTGATGGCCGCCAGGGTGCCGCCGCCCGCCACCCTGAGGCGCATGGTGATGGTGCCCGGGATGCCGTTGCCCGAGGACTTCCCACCCGGCGTGCCGATGCGCGAGGTGCCGGTGTCGTAAGCGTCGATGCGCGGGATGCGGATTGGCAGATCCAGGCACGCGCGACGATGACCCTTGCGACGCGTGCGGGTGCGCACCCCGCGACCCTCCTCCGCCGCGAGGCCGCCCGCCTCCGCCACGAATCCTCCACCCGCGCCGCCGCCCGGGCCGCCTCCCTCGCCGTCTGGTTGATGCTACCCCTAGGCACCTGCATCCTCCCTGCCTTCCTCTTCCTCTCCGTCGTCCCCTCCTTCCTGGCGATCCTGACCACCACCGTCCCTCAGACCTGA
- a CDS encoding ATPase, T2SS/T4P/T4SS family has protein sequence MTSPRSAAFGPLAPYLDDDSVTDVFVNGHRDLWVDRGGGPRREPGWSCPDEQRLREFAVRLVAAGGRHIDEATPCVDVTVTGCRVHVVLPPVAGGGTLVSVRVPQAVFPSLDDLEARGFFGSGGSGSASGLRSAAARRGIVDEAVRRRTNLLITGAAGSGKTTFLSALLGSASPTERIVVIEDVAELRVAHPHVVGLEARQPNLEGAGGIGLAELVRQALRMRPDRLVLGECRGAEIRDLLSALNTGHDGGAGTLHANALADVPARLEALGALAGLDASAVARQAVSAIGLVCHLRRVGDRRELAEFGELCLDQRDRLAVRALGGGRALVVPSVATIESGAAVVPNALRAPDVDSTSVVSGAPGAPGLSGALGAPGLSGGLGTPVAPGAPGAPGVPGGLGAPVGSGALGAPGVPGGLGTPVVSGARGADGASVASSGPSRRARRRAQAA, from the coding sequence ATGACATCTCCTCGCTCAGCGGCATTCGGACCTCTCGCCCCCTACCTCGACGACGATAGCGTCACCGACGTCTTCGTGAACGGGCACCGTGACCTCTGGGTCGATCGGGGCGGCGGCCCTCGACGTGAGCCCGGGTGGTCGTGCCCCGACGAGCAACGGCTGCGCGAGTTCGCGGTGCGTCTCGTGGCCGCGGGCGGGCGGCACATCGACGAGGCCACGCCGTGCGTCGACGTGACGGTCACGGGGTGCCGGGTGCACGTGGTGCTGCCGCCGGTTGCGGGCGGGGGAACGCTGGTCTCGGTGAGAGTGCCGCAGGCGGTGTTCCCGTCGCTCGACGATCTCGAAGCGCGTGGGTTCTTCGGAAGCGGCGGCTCCGGCTCGGCCTCGGGTCTTCGCTCGGCCGCCGCCCGCCGGGGGATTGTCGACGAAGCCGTGCGCCGGCGCACCAACCTGCTCATCACGGGTGCTGCCGGCAGCGGCAAGACGACGTTCCTCTCCGCCCTGCTCGGCAGCGCGTCGCCCACCGAGCGCATCGTCGTCATCGAAGACGTCGCCGAGCTGCGTGTCGCGCATCCGCACGTGGTCGGGCTCGAGGCTCGGCAGCCGAACCTCGAGGGGGCCGGCGGCATCGGCCTCGCCGAGCTGGTGCGCCAGGCGCTCCGCATGCGACCCGACCGGCTGGTGCTGGGGGAGTGCCGCGGCGCCGAGATCCGCGACCTGCTGTCGGCCCTCAACACCGGCCACGACGGAGGTGCCGGCACCTTGCACGCGAACGCCCTCGCCGACGTTCCGGCCCGACTCGAGGCGCTCGGGGCACTCGCCGGTCTCGACGCCTCGGCCGTGGCGCGGCAGGCCGTGAGCGCGATCGGGCTCGTCTGCCACCTGCGCCGCGTAGGCGACCGCCGCGAACTCGCGGAGTTCGGAGAACTCTGCCTCGACCAGCGCGACCGCCTCGCGGTGCGGGCACTGGGCGGGGGCCGCGCTCTGGTGGTCCCGTCCGTTGCCACCATCGAGTCCGGCGCGGCCGTCGTGCCCAATGCGCTCCGAGCTCCAGACGTCGACAGCACGTCCGTTGTGTCTGGCGCACCCGGGGCGCCTGGTCTGTCCGGTGCGCTGGGCGCGCCCGGACTGTCCGGTGGGCTCGGCACGCCCGTCGCGCCCGGTGCGCCGGGCGCGCCCGGAGTGCCCGGTGGGCTCGGCGCGCCCGTCGGGTCCGGTGCGCTGGGCGCGCCCGGAGTGCCTGGTGGGCTCGGCACGCCCGTCGTGTCTGGTGCGCGCGGCGCGGATGGCGCGTCGGTTGCGTCGAGCGGCCCTTCTCGCCGAGCGAGGCGTCGTGCCCAGGCGGCTTGA
- a CDS encoding RidA family protein — protein MSQVAAKLRELGIEIPTVSAPAGAYVPAVVSGNLVYTAGQLPFVGGALAVTGKVGEQPGLVSPAEAKELARTAALNALAAVESAIGSLDRVVRIVKVVGFVASDPSFSGQPGVINGASELLGEVFGDRGVHARSAVGVAVLPLDSAVEVELIAEFA, from the coding sequence GTGTCGCAGGTCGCCGCCAAGCTCCGGGAACTCGGAATCGAGATCCCCACCGTCTCCGCGCCCGCGGGCGCCTACGTTCCCGCCGTCGTCAGCGGCAACCTCGTCTACACGGCGGGTCAGCTGCCCTTCGTCGGGGGAGCGCTCGCCGTCACCGGCAAGGTCGGCGAGCAGCCCGGCCTGGTGTCGCCCGCCGAGGCGAAGGAGCTGGCCCGCACGGCTGCCCTCAACGCGCTTGCCGCGGTGGAGAGCGCCATCGGTTCGCTCGACCGCGTGGTGCGCATCGTGAAGGTGGTCGGGTTCGTCGCCTCCGACCCGTCGTTCTCGGGTCAGCCGGGGGTCATCAACGGTGCCTCGGAGCTCCTCGGCGAGGTGTTCGGAGACCGCGGCGTGCACGCACGGTCGGCAGTCGGAGTGGCCGTGCTGCCGCTCGATTCGGCGGTCGAGGTGGAGCTCATCGCCGAGTTCGCGTGA
- a CDS encoding DUF4177 domain-containing protein, whose protein sequence is MPAWEYVTTPLMIHNTAAILNTWGSDGWELVQVVTGPEGGLVAYLKRPVAGAEA, encoded by the coding sequence GTGCCTGCCTGGGAATACGTGACGACACCGCTCATGATCCACAACACCGCCGCCATCCTCAACACCTGGGGGTCTGACGGTTGGGAGCTCGTGCAGGTCGTGACGGGGCCTGAAGGCGGGCTCGTCGCGTACCTGAAGCGGCCGGTCGCCGGGGCAGAGGCGTAG
- a CDS encoding transglycosylase domain-containing protein, producing MSAIAGILVTAMVTPALAVTGIAANNSIGMFENLPSYIKPDALAEKTNIYATQSDGSPILLASVFEQNREEVGWDQINQFVKDAVIATEDPRFYSHGGVDIASTLRAAAGNALETSASGASTISMQYVRNIQVQKAEAIQDEAQRDAAYEEATKTSIDRKLKEIKLAIGLEKEYSKDDILLGYLNIAPFGGRVYGIQSAAQYYFGVNASDLTLAQAASLIATVNEPNGLRIDEPENIEANQARRDKDVLASMLKEHKVTQAQYDEAIATPVTPNIVEPSTGCQTANAIAAGFFCDYVTHIVKNDQAFGPDEDTRWNNFKTGGYQIYTSLDVDLQNAAMAAMNANVPKVADFDLGSSLVTVQPGTGRVLAMVQNKDFSDDPEVTATNLGASAINYSTDYLYGGSTGFQVGSTYKIFTLAEWLKTGHSLGDIVNGSPGTLNLAQFKDSCTGGNGGTYSVKNDGGANPGNVTVLNATANSVNLAYLRMAQKLDQCEIRKTAEAFGVHRADGNPLGENPADVLGTNEIAPLTMAAAFAAVANEGTYCSPIAIDKILDAEGNELPVPTSTCSQAVAPNVAATMVTALEAVINSGTATASNPRDGIPHFGKTGTTDSEKDTWFVGASTELATAVWVGNVVGTVSIRNTSIGDQSGGNVRHSIWKQFMTDADGKYGGTEFPTADSTLVNGVQVQIPNLAGMSIDAAKAALTAAGFDFDDGGVVDSTAKAGTVDSSSPSGTATKGSTVTVYTSNGELRTVPNLVGLSPDAAKSAIAAAGIDSSQVVFNGPSSGNAKVTGSSPSSGEPIRFGTDKLRITTKAG from the coding sequence ATGAGCGCAATCGCGGGCATCCTGGTCACAGCAATGGTCACGCCCGCCCTCGCCGTCACCGGCATTGCCGCGAACAACTCGATCGGCATGTTCGAGAACCTCCCGAGCTACATCAAGCCGGATGCTCTTGCCGAGAAGACCAACATCTACGCCACCCAGAGCGATGGCTCCCCCATTCTCCTGGCCTCCGTGTTCGAGCAGAACCGCGAAGAGGTCGGGTGGGACCAGATCAACCAGTTCGTCAAAGACGCGGTGATCGCCACCGAAGACCCGCGCTTCTACAGCCACGGCGGTGTCGACATCGCGTCGACCCTGCGTGCCGCCGCCGGCAACGCGCTCGAGACCAGCGCGAGTGGCGCATCGACCATCTCGATGCAGTACGTGCGCAACATCCAGGTGCAGAAGGCCGAGGCCATTCAGGACGAGGCCCAGCGCGACGCCGCCTACGAAGAGGCGACGAAGACGAGCATCGACCGCAAGCTCAAGGAGATCAAGCTCGCGATCGGCCTCGAGAAGGAGTACTCGAAAGACGACATCCTCCTCGGCTACCTCAACATCGCTCCGTTCGGTGGTCGCGTGTACGGCATCCAGTCGGCCGCCCAGTACTACTTCGGGGTGAACGCCTCCGACCTCACCCTCGCCCAGGCCGCCAGCCTCATCGCCACGGTGAACGAGCCGAACGGCCTCCGCATCGACGAGCCCGAGAACATCGAGGCGAACCAGGCCCGCCGCGACAAGGACGTGCTGGCGTCGATGCTCAAAGAGCACAAGGTCACGCAGGCGCAGTACGACGAAGCGATCGCCACCCCGGTGACGCCGAACATCGTCGAGCCCTCCACCGGCTGCCAGACGGCCAACGCCATCGCCGCCGGCTTCTTCTGCGACTACGTCACCCACATCGTGAAGAACGACCAAGCGTTCGGGCCAGACGAAGACACGCGCTGGAACAACTTCAAGACCGGTGGCTACCAGATCTACACCAGCCTCGACGTCGACCTGCAGAACGCGGCGATGGCGGCGATGAACGCGAACGTCCCCAAGGTCGCCGACTTCGACCTCGGTTCCTCCCTCGTCACCGTGCAGCCCGGCACCGGCCGCGTGCTCGCCATGGTGCAGAACAAGGACTTCAGTGACGACCCCGAGGTCACCGCCACCAACCTCGGCGCAAGTGCCATCAATTACAGCACCGACTACCTCTACGGCGGGTCGACCGGCTTCCAGGTGGGCTCGACCTACAAGATCTTCACCCTCGCCGAGTGGCTGAAGACCGGCCATTCGCTGGGTGACATCGTCAATGGCTCCCCCGGCACGCTCAACCTGGCGCAGTTCAAAGACAGCTGCACCGGCGGCAACGGCGGCACCTACTCGGTGAAGAACGACGGCGGGGCGAACCCCGGCAACGTCACCGTGCTGAACGCCACCGCGAACTCGGTGAACCTCGCCTACCTCCGCATGGCGCAGAAGCTCGACCAGTGCGAGATCCGCAAGACTGCCGAGGCCTTCGGCGTGCACCGCGCCGACGGCAACCCGCTCGGCGAGAACCCCGCCGACGTGCTGGGCACCAACGAGATCGCCCCCCTCACCATGGCCGCCGCGTTCGCCGCCGTCGCCAACGAGGGCACCTACTGCTCCCCCATCGCGATCGACAAGATTCTCGACGCGGAGGGCAACGAGCTGCCCGTTCCCACCTCGACCTGCTCGCAGGCGGTGGCGCCGAACGTCGCAGCCACCATGGTGACGGCGCTCGAAGCGGTCATCAACAGCGGTACGGCCACGGCGTCGAACCCACGCGACGGCATCCCGCACTTCGGTAAGACCGGTACCACCGACTCCGAGAAAGACACCTGGTTCGTGGGCGCCTCGACCGAGCTCGCCACCGCTGTCTGGGTGGGCAACGTCGTCGGCACGGTCTCCATCCGCAACACCTCGATCGGTGACCAGAGCGGCGGTAACGTCAGGCACAGCATCTGGAAGCAGTTCATGACCGATGCCGACGGCAAGTACGGCGGCACCGAGTTCCCGACCGCCGACAGCACGCTGGTGAACGGCGTGCAAGTGCAGATTCCGAACCTCGCCGGCATGTCGATCGACGCGGCCAAAGCGGCTCTCACCGCCGCGGGCTTCGACTTCGACGACGGCGGCGTCGTCGACTCGACCGCGAAGGCGGGCACCGTCGACAGCTCCTCGCCGAGCGGCACCGCCACGAAGGGCTCGACAGTTACCGTCTACACCTCGAACGGCGAGCTGCGCACGGTTCCGAACCTCGTGGGCCTCAGCCCCGACGCGGCGAAGTCCGCCATCGCGGCAGCGGGCATCGACTCCTCGCAGGTGGTCTTCAACGGCCCCTCGAGCGGCAACGCGAAGGTGACGGGGTCGTCTCCGAGCTCCGGTGAGCCGATCCGCTTCGGCACCGACAAGCTCAGAATCACCACGAAGGCCGGCTGA
- a CDS encoding metallophosphoesterase — translation MTSLARATAGTLGAVAVAGAACVAYGTFVERKQYTLRTASIPVLPKGAADIRVLHLSDLHMAPWQTDKQQWVRDLAALDPHLVVDTGDNLGHRDGLTGLRAALDVFAGVPGVYVNGSNDYWGPSFKNPLRYFMGPSKHAHAAERLDTDALEHYLDSLGWKSLNNAAATTEVQGTIIDFFGVNDPHRGYDRLDRIPGALDELREDDDRGPRLLVGVAHAPYQYVLNSFVTHGAEVVFAGHTHGGQVCIPGYGAVVTNCDIPRRQVKGLSLWRHGFHSAYLNVSAGLGTSIYSPFRFACKPEATLLTLTAKG, via the coding sequence GTGACCTCTCTCGCGCGGGCCACCGCGGGCACCCTCGGTGCTGTCGCGGTGGCCGGCGCCGCCTGCGTCGCCTACGGCACCTTCGTCGAACGCAAGCAGTACACCCTGCGCACGGCGAGCATCCCGGTTCTTCCGAAGGGCGCCGCCGACATCAGGGTGCTGCATCTCTCCGACCTGCACATGGCCCCGTGGCAGACCGACAAGCAGCAGTGGGTGCGCGACCTCGCCGCGCTCGACCCGCACCTCGTCGTCGACACCGGCGACAACCTGGGCCACCGCGACGGGCTCACGGGCCTGCGCGCAGCGCTCGACGTGTTCGCCGGTGTGCCCGGTGTCTACGTGAACGGGTCGAACGACTACTGGGGGCCGTCGTTCAAGAACCCCCTCCGCTACTTCATGGGCCCGTCGAAGCACGCCCACGCGGCCGAGCGCCTCGACACGGATGCTTTGGAGCACTACCTCGATTCGCTCGGCTGGAAGAGCCTCAACAACGCTGCCGCCACCACCGAGGTGCAGGGCACCATCATCGACTTCTTCGGGGTGAACGACCCGCACCGCGGCTACGACCGCCTCGACCGTATTCCCGGCGCCCTCGACGAGCTGCGCGAAGACGACGACCGCGGGCCGCGCCTCTTGGTGGGGGTGGCTCACGCGCCCTACCAGTACGTGCTGAACTCCTTCGTGACGCACGGCGCCGAGGTGGTGTTCGCCGGGCACACGCACGGCGGGCAGGTCTGCATTCCCGGGTACGGCGCCGTGGTGACGAATTGCGACATACCGCGCCGCCAGGTGAAGGGGCTGAGCCTGTGGCGCCACGGCTTCCACAGCGCCTACCTCAACGTGTCGGCCGGTCTCGGCACCTCGATCTACTCGCCCTTCCGCTTCGCCTGCAAGCCCGAGGCGACGCTGCTCACCCTCACCGCGAAGGGCTGA
- a CDS encoding thymidine kinase, whose protein sequence is MAKLYFRFGAMNSGKSTAMLQAAYNYDERGQTVLIAKPSIDTKGDRRIVSRLGVTRDADFLIGPDTSLREEFAALRRRELESSGHDVSCLLIDEAQFLTPAQVDDALRIAILDSVPVMAYGIRSDFQTEGFPGSIRLLEVAHSLEELKTICRCGRKAIFNARRIGDRYVFDGAQVAIDGEDVTYESLCGACYLEESNGVLGRV, encoded by the coding sequence GTGGCGAAACTGTATTTCCGGTTCGGAGCGATGAACAGCGGCAAGAGCACGGCCATGCTCCAGGCCGCCTACAACTACGATGAGCGCGGGCAGACCGTGCTCATCGCCAAGCCCTCCATCGACACCAAGGGCGACCGCCGCATCGTGTCGCGTCTCGGCGTCACCCGCGACGCCGACTTCCTCATCGGCCCCGACACCTCGCTGCGCGAGGAGTTCGCGGCGCTCCGCCGGCGCGAGCTCGAGAGCTCGGGGCACGACGTGAGCTGCCTGCTCATCGACGAGGCCCAGTTCCTCACCCCGGCGCAGGTCGACGACGCGCTCCGCATCGCCATCCTCGACAGCGTGCCGGTGATGGCCTACGGCATCCGCAGCGACTTCCAGACCGAGGGGTTCCCCGGCAGCATCCGGCTGCTCGAGGTGGCGCACAGCCTCGAAGAGCTGAAGACCATCTGCCGGTGCGGGCGCAAGGCCATCTTCAACGCCCGGCGCATCGGAGACCGCTACGTGTTCGACGGCGCCCAGGTCGCCATCGACGGCGAAGACGTGACCTACGAGTCGCTCTGCGGGGCGTGCTACCTCGAGGAGTCGAACGGGGTGCTCGGGCGGGTCTAG
- a CDS encoding Rv2578c family radical SAM protein, whose translation MRWATQTLTAEDTSTLPGLAAVSGLVRSVQTPEFAGITFHEVLAKSALNHVPGTSKAMPFAWTINPYRGCSHACVYCFARPTHEYLEFDSGADFDQQIVVKVNVAEVLRKELAKKSWQRHPVALGTNTDPYQRAEGRYALMPSIIEALADSGTPFTILTKGSLMRRDLDLLEQAAAVVPVGLAMSIAVYDDELQQSIEPGTPTAKARLATVAAARERGLPCQVFMMPILPLLTDGVDQLDHALGLVAASGADSVVYSTLYLKPGVKQWFLAWLGREHPELLPAYSRLYGTSVYAPPEYRSWLGERMRPLLRKHRLAEGRESSIGGLLPPGRADKPGLPTFGPVGDSQPMLF comes from the coding sequence ATGAGATGGGCGACACAGACACTCACGGCTGAAGACACCTCGACGCTGCCGGGGCTCGCCGCCGTGAGCGGGCTGGTGCGCTCGGTGCAGACGCCGGAGTTCGCGGGAATCACCTTCCATGAGGTGCTCGCCAAGAGCGCCCTCAACCACGTGCCCGGCACCTCGAAGGCGATGCCCTTCGCCTGGACCATCAACCCCTACCGCGGATGCTCGCATGCCTGCGTCTACTGCTTCGCCCGGCCCACCCACGAGTACCTCGAGTTCGACAGCGGCGCCGACTTCGACCAGCAGATCGTGGTGAAGGTGAACGTCGCCGAAGTGCTGCGCAAGGAGCTGGCGAAGAAGTCGTGGCAGCGGCACCCGGTGGCTCTCGGCACCAACACCGATCCCTACCAGCGGGCGGAGGGGCGCTACGCGCTCATGCCCTCCATCATCGAGGCGCTCGCCGACTCGGGCACACCCTTCACGATCCTCACCAAGGGCTCGCTGATGCGCCGCGATCTCGACCTCCTCGAGCAGGCCGCCGCCGTGGTGCCGGTCGGGCTCGCGATGTCGATCGCGGTCTACGACGACGAGCTGCAGCAGTCGATCGAGCCGGGCACGCCCACCGCCAAGGCGCGGCTCGCGACGGTGGCGGCGGCACGCGAGCGGGGGCTGCCGTGCCAGGTGTTCATGATGCCCATCCTGCCGTTGCTCACCGACGGGGTCGACCAGCTCGATCACGCGCTCGGTCTCGTGGCGGCCTCGGGCGCCGACAGCGTCGTGTACTCGACGCTCTATCTCAAGCCGGGGGTGAAGCAGTGGTTCCTCGCCTGGCTCGGTCGCGAGCATCCGGAGCTCTTGCCCGCCTACTCGCGCCTGTACGGCACGAGCGTCTACGCGCCGCCCGAGTACCGCAGCTGGCTGGGGGAGCGGATGCGCCCGCTGCTGCGCAAGCACCGGCTGGCCGAGGGCAGGGAGTCATCGATCGGCGGGCTGCTGCCGCCCGGCCGCGCCGACAAGCCGGGGCTGCCGACCTTCGGGCCCGTCGGCGACTCGCAGCCGATGCTGTTCTGA
- a CDS encoding MFS transporter — MRAPDSPATGVDAGRAPARGGLVLVALILASGVANLNLSIANVALPSIGAAFDASQTALNLVAVGFSLGLAGSVLYLGALGDRYGRKRMLVLGLALSIPAALLAAFAPSIEVLFAARVVGGVAAGMAYPTTLALIAALWSGRRRIAAIALWSGLGGAISALGPLASGFLLSVFDWGSVFLMTPPLAALTLVLVVAVVPAKVNEGTEPVDNLGGVLSVLLVTSLVLAINFAAVPGAQLFSIVLGSVAVIAGVGFVVRQRRAANPLYDLRVAARRTFWAAAVAGTVVFGSLMGAMYVGQLFLQNVLGYSALEAGASILPAALLMTLASPVSSRLVPRFGARAVLLAGFVSCLLAFLVMYLFWDVGASYLPVAVGYAFIGLGVGLAGPPASRSLTDSVPVRKAGMASGTSDLQRDLGGSVMQSVLGAILTAGYASAIASSIAAAPAAVQSEISGSIQTQLLKSFDGAIAIARQYPEYTDGIVKAARDSFLSGADWAYLTGMAFMLVGATVAMLFYPGKKREQELLRQYADDTA; from the coding sequence ATGCGTGCGCCCGACAGTCCCGCCACCGGCGTCGACGCGGGTCGCGCGCCGGCGCGCGGCGGGCTGGTGCTGGTGGCGCTCATCCTCGCCTCCGGGGTCGCCAACCTCAACCTGTCGATCGCCAACGTCGCCCTGCCCTCCATCGGCGCGGCCTTCGACGCCTCGCAGACGGCGCTGAACCTCGTGGCGGTGGGCTTCTCGCTCGGGCTCGCGGGCTCCGTGCTCTACCTCGGTGCCCTTGGCGACCGCTACGGACGCAAACGGATGCTCGTGCTGGGTCTCGCACTGAGCATCCCGGCCGCTCTGCTCGCCGCGTTCGCCCCCTCGATCGAGGTGCTCTTCGCCGCGCGGGTCGTCGGCGGCGTCGCCGCGGGCATGGCGTACCCCACCACCCTCGCGCTCATCGCCGCACTCTGGAGCGGGCGGCGACGCATCGCCGCCATCGCGCTGTGGTCGGGCCTCGGTGGTGCGATCAGCGCTCTCGGGCCCCTCGCATCCGGATTCCTGCTGAGCGTGTTCGACTGGGGCTCGGTGTTCCTCATGACGCCCCCGCTCGCCGCGCTCACCCTCGTGCTCGTCGTCGCGGTCGTGCCCGCCAAGGTGAACGAGGGCACGGAGCCGGTCGACAACCTCGGCGGGGTGCTCTCGGTGCTGCTGGTGACGTCGCTCGTGCTCGCCATCAACTTCGCCGCGGTTCCGGGCGCGCAGCTGTTCTCGATCGTGCTCGGCTCGGTCGCGGTGATCGCCGGTGTCGGGTTCGTCGTGCGCCAGCGGCGTGCAGCCAACCCGCTCTACGACCTGCGGGTCGCCGCCCGCCGCACCTTCTGGGCGGCGGCCGTCGCGGGAACCGTCGTGTTCGGCTCCCTCATGGGTGCGATGTACGTGGGGCAGCTCTTCCTGCAGAACGTGCTCGGGTACTCGGCGCTCGAGGCCGGGGCGTCCATCCTGCCCGCCGCCCTCCTCATGACGCTGGCGTCGCCGGTGTCGAGCCGCCTCGTGCCGCGGTTCGGGGCGCGGGCGGTGCTGCTCGCCGGGTTCGTGTCGTGCCTCCTCGCGTTCCTCGTGATGTACCTGTTCTGGGACGTCGGCGCGAGCTACCTGCCCGTGGCCGTCGGCTACGCGTTCATCGGTCTCGGCGTGGGGCTCGCCGGGCCGCCGGCGTCGCGGTCGCTCACCGACTCGGTTCCGGTGCGGAAGGCGGGCATGGCCTCGGGCACCTCCGACCTGCAGCGCGACCTCGGCGGGTCGGTGATGCAGTCGGTGCTCGGCGCCATCCTCACCGCAGGCTACGCGTCGGCGATCGCCTCCTCCATCGCTGCGGCACCGGCCGCGGTGCAGAGCGAGATCAGCGGCAGCATCCAGACCCAGCTGCTCAAGTCGTTCGACGGAGCGATCGCCATCGCCCGGCAGTACCCGGAGTACACCGACGGCATCGTGAAGGCTGCGCGCGACTCGTTCCTCAGCGGCGCCGACTGGGCCTATCTCACCGGCATGGCGTTCATGCTGGTGGGGGCGACTGTGGCCATGCTGTTCTACCCGGGCAAGAAGCGCGAGCAGGAGCTGCTGCGGCAGTACGCCGACGACACCGCTTGA
- a CDS encoding VOC family protein, which translates to MKLNRVHHIAVIASDYERSKAFYLDVLGCTLLSEVYRAERDSWMGDLALNGEYLIELFSFPDPPARPTRPEALGLRHLAFEVDSVADARAELLGKGVACEELRVDPHTGKAMMFFADPDGLPLELYEA; encoded by the coding sequence ATGAAGCTGAATCGTGTGCACCACATCGCGGTGATCGCGAGCGACTACGAGCGCTCGAAGGCGTTCTACCTCGACGTGCTCGGCTGCACCCTGCTGAGCGAGGTCTACCGCGCCGAGCGCGACTCGTGGATGGGTGACCTCGCCCTGAACGGCGAGTACCTCATCGAATTGTTCTCGTTCCCCGACCCGCCCGCGCGGCCCACCCGGCCCGAGGCGCTCGGCCTCCGGCACCTCGCGTTCGAGGTCGACTCGGTGGCGGATGCGCGGGCCGAACTGCTCGGCAAGGGTGTCGCCTGCGAGGAGCTCAGGGTCGACCCGCACACGGGCAAGGCGATGATGTTCTTCGCCGACCCCGACGGGCTGCCGCTCGAGCTGTACGAGGCCTGA